The DNA sequence ACGGGATCGAAATCAAAGGTTGGGGAAACGCTGGGGGCACAGTGGAGTCGAATGAAACTCCAATCCAGGCGTGCGTTAGAGAGGTAAGGGAAGAAACCGGAATAGCCCTTAAACCTGAAGGCTTAGTGCCGGTAGGTCTCAAAAAGGCTCCTGATGCAAGCGCCAGCAAATGGTCAATATACTTCTTCGCGGCCCCAATTGATGGACGTACTGATATCAAGCTGAACCCCGAGTCAAGAGGATACGGTTGGTTTGGCAGGGACGAACTTCCAGAAGGAACTCTGGATACGAAAGAGGAAATTCTCGGTTGGTGGTCCCTTGCTGAGAGGGCTTTCAAAATATCTAAACTTTAGTGTTGCCTCATTGCCAGCCAAAATGCCTGCCCCTTAATTTTGCAGATCTGAGGTTTGAAACCGAATTGTAAACGCCTAGTCTAAATAAAAGCGAATAATTTGTCATCCGAATAACCATTGATTTGGTATGTTACAGCCTCTTTTCCAAAACTATTTGATCGTCCCAACCTTCCAGCCTTGCCTTCTTATAGGCAATTCTGGTAAATCCGTTGTCGTAATAAAACTTCCTTGTAAGCTTATACGGTTCGTAGCTGTCCTCATCTGGCAGCGTCTCGACCTGTATTAGCTTTAGGCCATGACTCCTCGCCTCATTTTCCACCCATTTGAGAAGCGCCGTGCCTATGCCTCTGCCTTGGTGGTTCCTTTCAACTGCCAGCCAAATCAGTTGCATTATCCCGTCGTAGGTGCCATAGCAGGCAAAACCAAGAGTTTCGCCGCCTTCGACAGCCACCGCCAGGTTGTTAAAGAAAAGGTCTGTTTCAATGCTCTTAAGCCCGTTCTCGTTGAACCATTCCTTGAGACCTTGTGCTATCTTTAGTGCATCGACGGCATATTTATCGCCTTTCTCTGCCCTTATTATCTTTATTTTATCAATAATTTTAGATCTCATCCACGTTTCCCCAGC is a window from the Candidatus Micrarchaeum acidiphilum ARMAN-2 genome containing:
- a CDS encoding GCN5-related N-acetyltransferase: MRSKIIDKIKIIRAEKGDKYAVDALKIAQGLKEWFNENGLKSIETDLFFNNLAVAVEGGETLGFACYGTYDGIMQLIWLAVERNHQGRGIGTALLKWVENEARSHGLKLIQVETLPDEDSYEPYKLTRKFYYDNGFTRIAYKKARLEGWDDQIVLEKRL
- a CDS encoding NUDIX hydrolase yields the protein MGGIDKGHVGAYVCVFNEDFSEMLLLWRKKEKRDGIEIKGWGNAGGTVESNETPIQACVREVREETGIALKPEGLVPVGLKKAPDASASKWSIYFFAAPIDGRTDIKLNPESRGYGWFGRDELPEGTLDTKEEILGWWSLAERAFKISKL